CTCCACTGGCTCGACTTCCGGCACGCCATGGCGGGCGCGGTGGGACTGCTGCGCGACCACGCCGTGTTCGCCGGCCTGTCGACCGGTGCGGCGCACCTGGCCGCGGGCTGGGAGGCCGCGCGTGACCCCGAGCGCACGCATCTGGTCATCGGCGCCGACACGGGACACCGCTACACCGACCGCGTCTTCGCCCGCCACCGCGAGGCACTCGACCCGCGCACCCTGAAACCGCACCAGATCACCGACCTCGCGGACCTCACACCGCCCTGGTCGGCGATGGAGTGGAACCGGCGGCGGTACGAGGTACGCCGCGGGGGAGCCGTACCGGCGTCGGCGAAAGCCCATCCCATACGCGTGACCGATGCGCCGCCCCAGCTCGTACATGCGACGGAGGCGAAGCCCCAGCTCGTACGAGCGACAGACCCCCTCACCCTTGCGAGCGACCCGCTCGGCGTACCGCCCCAGGAGGACCAGGCACCGTGACCATCGCCGCACTCGAAGCACTCACCTTCGGCCTGGGCCGCCTCATCGAGGCGGCGGGCAACGCCGGGCACCGCCTGTGCCTGCTCACCGGCGACCGCGACGTCTACCGTCACGAACTCGCCCACCTCGCCCCCGGGGCACTCGACATCATCGACATCGACACCAACGACGCCGGGGCCTGCGCGGCCGCCCTGTCGGCCTTGCCCGACCTGAGCGGGCTCATCAACTCGACCGACACCTGGAGCGTGCCCGGCGCCGACCTCGCCGCCAAGTTCGGCCTGCCGGGGCCGGACCCGAGCGCGGTCCGACTGCTGCGCGACAAGAGCCGGGTGCGCGCGCTCCTCCACGAGCGGGGCCTGAGCGGAAGCCGCGCCGTGGCCGTTCCTGCGTGGATCTCCTCGGCCGCCGACATCCTCCGCGAGGTCGGCCTGCCCGCCATCCTCAAGGACTCCGCGGGCACGTCCTCCCGCAACGTATGGCCGGTGCGGGACGAGCGGCAGCTGCACGCCGCGCTCGCCGAGGCGTCACAACTCCCTTTCAACGGGCAGCTGTTCGCGGAGCGCTTCTTCTCCGGTCCTGTCTACAGCGCGGAGACCCTCGGCTGGGAGGGCGAGACGAAACTGCT
The sequence above is a segment of the Streptomyces sp. Je 1-369 genome. Coding sequences within it:
- a CDS encoding ATP-grasp domain-containing protein, whose protein sequence is MTIAALEALTFGLGRLIEAAGNAGHRLCLLTGDRDVYRHELAHLAPGALDIIDIDTNDAGACAAALSALPDLSGLINSTDTWSVPGADLAAKFGLPGPDPSAVRLLRDKSRVRALLHERGLSGSRAVAVPAWISSAADILREVGLPAILKDSAGTSSRNVWPVRDERQLHAALAEASQLPFNGQLFAERFFSGPVYSAETLGWEGETKLLGVLSRQMSPEPSVREEAAAFPVAFPLPELGRIEDWAGRVLAAAGHDSGFAHVEFVLTADGPELVEINRRIGGALVGEALCRALDTNVYDAMVDTALGRRPALLDAVTPGTAPGGPATAFVLVYPDRPGTLTGWTGLDGLSAFPGTPEWYPTALPGRRVEHLSDQRGCTGIVLAEAETAELALHRALSAAGSIRPTVVGDDDRE